From Epinephelus lanceolatus isolate andai-2023 chromosome 2, ASM4190304v1, whole genome shotgun sequence, one genomic window encodes:
- the LOC144458587 gene encoding uncharacterized protein LOC144458587 isoform X1: MNLITILLCVLANQVTSQTKDVFPARILAQQKTISETSDLYVTCSTYTFKKQSIVYVYLCKNGLLTDKKLQKEDQYDSTFTIQRVGPHHSGNYSCVYSTKNDLLSRVVERGHNVIQILVISNFLPADISVVGPSTVSEGDDVTFRCTVSDTLETLGECQLIHSYLRRNETILQVQAFNVTQMEATFTIKGAVMKDSGHYSCVVLPSKCIQEHEKSLYGNNAVLLKVKARLILLVIVSCGAIILILTVLLSLCLWWINKQAGYSASCDPCASSEQTNEDMVEEQQVQTEGEDLEAQYGDSFSEEEEEYQNAAAGEDFTYSDDHTYSFAVDPPAGLDSTCVYAKSFRQKKHRIQGSSDFNFT; encoded by the exons ATGAATTTAATCACCATCTTACTGT GTGTTCTCGCAAATCAGGTTACAAGCCAAACTAAAG ATGTTTTCCCTGCAAGGATCCTGGCCCAACAGAAAACTATAAGCGAGACCAGTGACCTTTATGTAACCTGCAGCACATATACATTCAAGAAACAAAGCATAGtttatgtgtatttatgtaAGAATGGTCTCTTGACCGATAAAAAGTTGCAGAAGGAAGATCAATATGATTCCACCTTCACCATACAAAGAGTTGGACCTCATCACAGTGGAAATTACAGCTGCGTTTACTCCACAAAGAATGATTTGCTTTCCAGAGTAGTCGAGAGAGGACACAACGTCATTCAGATACTGGTTATAT CCAATTTCCTCCCTGCAGATATTTCAGTTGTTGGGCCGTCCACTGTCAGCGAGGGGGATGACGTTACCTTCAGATGTACTGTTTCTGACACCCTGGAAACACTCGGTGAATGTCAACTCATCCACTCTTACCTGAGGAGGAATGAGACCATCCTCCAAGTGCAAGCTTTTAATGTCACCCAGATGGAGGCGACTTTCACCATCAAAGGTGCCGTCATGAAGGATTCGGGTCATTACAGCTGCGTGGTGCTGCCATCCAAATGCATCCAAGAGCATGAGAAAAGCCTCTATGGAAATAACGCAGTATTACTCAAGGTCAAAG cAAGATTGATCCTCCTAGTGATTGTCTCTTGTGGAGCGATAATCCTGATCCTGACGGTATTACtgagtctgtgtctgtggtggatcAATAAACAAG caGGCTACTCAGCTTCATGCGATCCATG TGCATCCAGTGAGCAGACAAATGAAGACATGGTGGAGGAACAGCAGGtgcagacagagggagaggatcTGGAAGCACAATATG gAGACTCTTTCAGcgaggaggaagaaga atATCAGAATGCTGCAGCTGGTGAGGACTTCACTTACTCTGACGATCACACGTACAGTTTTGCTG TCGACCCACCTGCGGGACTGGATTCAACATGTGTGTACGCCAAGTCCTTCCGACAGAAAAAACACCGGATCCAGGGCTCCTCTGATTTTAATTTCACTTAA
- the chrna5 gene encoding neuronal acetylcholine receptor subunit alpha-5, giving the protein MMLRAGGAATSLALLLLLPLLCCCHLCHSLRVPKLSSFAKAEDKLFKYLFGNYQKWVRPVEYLNQTIRVKFGLAISQLVDVDEKNQRMTTNVWMKQEWTDRKLRWNPDDYLGITIIRVPSDRIWLPDVVLYDNSDGRFEGTVTKAVVKYDGTISWTPPANYKSACTIDVTFFPFDLQNCSMKFGSWTYDGSQVDIILEDFHVDKKDYFDNGEWEIVKATGSRGVRTDGSASYPTITYFFIIRRLPLFYTLFLIIPCIGLSFLTILVFYLPSNGGEKISLCTSVLVSLTVFLLVIEEIIPSSSKAIPLIGEYLVFTMIFVTLSIIITVFAINIHHRSSSTHHGMAPWVRRIFLHRLPKLLCMRSHADRYAPAGVKRAGGQFMNKDLKPELTPLLYTRHNLQAALDSIRYITMHVVKENEVREVVQDWKFVAQVLDRMFLWAFLLVSILGSALLFIPVIYKWASIIVPDHSGSIL; this is encoded by the exons GGGTTCCAAAACTCTCCTCCTTTGCAAAAGCAGAGGACAAACTGTTCAAATACCTCTTTGGAAACTACCAGAAATGGGTGCGTCCAGTGGAATACCTAAACCAGACGATCCGTGTGAAGTTTGGACTGGCCATCTCCCAGCTAGTTGATGTG GATGAGAAAAATCAGCGAATGACAACCAATGTGTGGATGAAACAG GAGTGGACTGACAGGAAACTCAGGTGGAACCCTGATGACTATCTGGGCATCACAATTATCCGAGTCCCTTCTGACAGGATCTGGCTTCCTGATGTTGTCCTATATGATAA TTCAGATGGGCGTTTTGAGGGTACTGTCACCAAGGCTGTCGTTAAGTATGATGGAACCATATCATGGACGCCACCAGCCAATTACAAGTCAGCCTGTACCATTGACGTCACCTTCTTCCCTTTTGACCTTCAGAACTGTTCAATGAAGTTTGGCTCCTGGACATATGATGGCTCCCAG GTGGACATAATTCTGGAGGACTTTCATGTCGACAAGAAGGACTATTTTGACAACGGTGAATGGGAGATAGTGAAGGCCACAGGCAGCCGTGGTGTGAGGACAGACGGCAGCGCTTCCTATCCCACCATCACCTACTTCTTCATCATTCGCAGGTTGCCTCTTTTCTACACCCTCTTCCTCATCATCCCCTGCATTGGCCTTTCCTTCCTCACCATCCTTGTCTTCTATCTGCCCTCCAACGGCGGCGAGAAGATCTCTCTCTGCACCTCAGTCCTGGTGTCACTCACGGTTTTCCTCCTGGTCATCGAGGAAATCATTCCTTCCTCTTCGAAGGCTATCCCGCTCATCGGGGAGTACCTGGTCTTCACCATGATCTTCGTCACGCtctccatcatcatcactgtcttTGCCATCAACATCCACCATCGCTCCTCTTCTACACATCATGGCATGGCACCCTGGGTGAGGAGGATCTTCCTGCATCGACTGCCTAAGCTGCTGTGCATGCGCAGCCATGCGGACCGTTACGCCCCAGCCGGAGTAAAAAGAGCAGGAGGACAGTTTATGAATAAGGACCTGAAACCTGAACTGACACCTCTGCTCTACACCAGACACAACCTACAAGCAGCTTTGGATTCTATTCGCTACATAACCATGCATGTGGTTAAAGAAAATGAGGTCAGAGAG GTGGTTCAAGACTGGAAATTTGTAGCCCAGGTCCTGGATCGAATGTTTCTTTGGGCCTTCCTGCTGGTGTCCATCCTGGgctctgctctcctcttcaTCCCGGTTATTTACAAATGGGCCAGCATCATCGTCCCTGACCACAGTGGCAGTATCCTCTAA
- the chrna3 gene encoding neuronal acetylcholine receptor subunit alpha-3: MKANFCFVLPPCSFLLFLLPGGSCSDAEHRLFSGIFSNYNQYIRPVENVTDPVIVQFEVSMSQLVKVDEVNQIMETNLWLRHIWNDYKLRWNPKDFGGVEFIRVPSNRIWKPDIVLYNNAVGDFQVDDKTKALLRYNGDVTWIPPAIFKSSCKIDVTYFPFDYQNCTMKFGSWTYDKAKIDLVLIGSTINLKDFWETGEWTIIDAPGYKHDIKYNCCEEIYTDITYSLYIRRLPLFYTINMIIPCLLISFLTVLVFYLPSDCGEKVTLCISVLLSLTVFLLVITETIPSTSLVIPLIGEYLLFTMIFVTLSIVITVFVLNVHYRTPKTHTMPCWVRTVFLGLLPRVMFMTRPERDPEMVAAASNVQTVHSRPCAIHSSGTLQKQHKPQALASSVVSSLTNRQRLFNNTELSNLNNLSGDPAKGAGSTFLCCEGRCNCCWHQRSSKLPADSGGGSGGLGSLGALTGGSAVGVGGESQCSSSESLDGGIMSLLPLSPEVREAIESVKYIAENMRLQNEAKEVQDDWKYVAMVIDRIFLWVFVLVCILGTAGLFLQPLLLGDDI, translated from the exons ATGAAAGCCAATTTTTGCTTCGTTTTGCCCCCATGTTCCTTCCTCCTGTTTCTTCTGCCAG GAGGCTCCTGTTCAGATGCAGAGCACAGGCTCTTCTCTGGGATATTCTCCAACTACAACCAGTACATACGACCCGTGGAAAATGTGACCGACCCAGTCATTGTACAGTTCGAGGTGTCCATGTCACAGCTGGTCAAAGTG GATGAAGTCAATCAGATCATGGAGACAAATCTGTGGCTGAGACAT atctGGAATGACTACAAACTCAGATGGAATCCAAAGGATTTTGGAGGTGTCGAGTTTATCCGGGTGCCGTCCAACAGGATATGGAAGCCAGACATTGTGCTCTACAACAA TGCAGTCGGAGATTTCCAGGTTGATGACAAAACAAAGGCCCTGCTTCGGTACAATGGTGATGTCACCTGGATCCCTCCAGCCATATTCAAGAGCTCCTGCAAGATTGACGTCACCTACTTCCCCTTCGACTACCAAAACTGCACCATGAAGTTTGGCTCCTGGACGTACGACAAGGCCAAGATCGATCTGGTGCTAATTGGCTCAACTATTAACCTCAAGGATTTCTGGGAGACCGGCGAGTGGACGATCATCGATGCCCCTGGTTACAAACATGACATTAAGTACAACTGCTGTGAGGAAATCTACACGGATATCACTTACTCATTGTACATCCGCCGCCTGCCACTTTTCTACACCATAAACATGATCATCCCCTGCCTTCTCATCTCCTTCCTCACCGTGCTCGTCTTTTACCTGCCGTCTGATTGCGGCGAGAAAGTCACTCTGTGTATCTCCGTCCTGCTGTCTTTAACTGTCTTCCTCCTCGTCATCACAGagaccatcccctccacctcactAGTCATCCCCCTGATTGGTGAGTACCTCCTCTTCACCATGATCTTTGTCACCCTCTCTATTGTCATCACTGTCTTTGTGCTGAACGTACACTACCGCACACCAAAGACCCACACTATGCCCTGCTGGGTGCGAACTGTATTCCTGGGGCTGCTGCCCAGGGTGATGTTCATGACTAGGCCAGAGAGGGACCCTGAGATGGTGGCAGCGGCCAGCAATGTTCAGACGGTGCATTCAAGGCCCTGTGCCATTCATTCATCAGGTACTTTGCAGAAGCAGCACAAACCTCAGGCCCTGGCCTCCAGCGTGGTGTCCAGCCTGACCAACCGCCAACGGCTTTTCAACAACACAGAGCTCTCCAATCTCAATAACTTAAGTGGAGACCCGGCCAAAGGTGCAGGCTCCACCTTCTTGTGCTGCGAGGGCCGTTGCAACTGCTGCTGGCACCAGAGATCCAGCAAACTGCCTGCGGACTCTGGGGGAGGGAGTGGAGGGCTGGGCAGCTTGGGGGCACTGACTGGAGGCAGTGCTGTTGGGGTCGGAGGGGAAAGTCAGTGCTCCAGCTCAGAATCTCTGGATGGAGGAATAATGTCCCTGTTGCCGCTCTCACCTGAGGTCAGAGAGGCTATTGAGAGTGTCAAATACATAGCAGAGAacatgagactacagaatgaaGCGAAGGAG GTTCAGGATGACTGGAAGTACGTTGCCATGGTTATTGACAGGATCTTTCTTTGGGTTTTTGTCCTTGTGTGCATCCTGGGAACAGCTGGCCTCTTCCTCCAGCCTCTATTACTTGGGGATGACATTTGA
- the LOC144458587 gene encoding uncharacterized protein LOC144458587 isoform X2 has protein sequence MNLITILLCVLANQVTSQTKDVFPARILAQQKTISETSDLYVTCSTYTFKKQSIVYVYLCKNGLLTDKKLQKEDQYDSTFTIQRVGPHHSGNYSCVYSTKNDLLSRVVERGHNVIQILVISNFLPADISVVGPSTVSEGDDVTFRCTVSDTLETLGECQLIHSYLRRNETILQVQAFNVTQMEATFTIKGAVMKDSGHYSCVVLPSKCIQEHEKSLYGNNAVLLKVKARLILLVIVSCGAIILILTVLLSLCLWWINKQGYSASCDPCASSEQTNEDMVEEQQVQTEGEDLEAQYGDSFSEEEEEYQNAAAGEDFTYSDDHTYSFAVDPPAGLDSTCVYAKSFRQKKHRIQGSSDFNFT, from the exons ATGAATTTAATCACCATCTTACTGT GTGTTCTCGCAAATCAGGTTACAAGCCAAACTAAAG ATGTTTTCCCTGCAAGGATCCTGGCCCAACAGAAAACTATAAGCGAGACCAGTGACCTTTATGTAACCTGCAGCACATATACATTCAAGAAACAAAGCATAGtttatgtgtatttatgtaAGAATGGTCTCTTGACCGATAAAAAGTTGCAGAAGGAAGATCAATATGATTCCACCTTCACCATACAAAGAGTTGGACCTCATCACAGTGGAAATTACAGCTGCGTTTACTCCACAAAGAATGATTTGCTTTCCAGAGTAGTCGAGAGAGGACACAACGTCATTCAGATACTGGTTATAT CCAATTTCCTCCCTGCAGATATTTCAGTTGTTGGGCCGTCCACTGTCAGCGAGGGGGATGACGTTACCTTCAGATGTACTGTTTCTGACACCCTGGAAACACTCGGTGAATGTCAACTCATCCACTCTTACCTGAGGAGGAATGAGACCATCCTCCAAGTGCAAGCTTTTAATGTCACCCAGATGGAGGCGACTTTCACCATCAAAGGTGCCGTCATGAAGGATTCGGGTCATTACAGCTGCGTGGTGCTGCCATCCAAATGCATCCAAGAGCATGAGAAAAGCCTCTATGGAAATAACGCAGTATTACTCAAGGTCAAAG cAAGATTGATCCTCCTAGTGATTGTCTCTTGTGGAGCGATAATCCTGATCCTGACGGTATTACtgagtctgtgtctgtggtggatcAATAAACAAG GCTACTCAGCTTCATGCGATCCATG TGCATCCAGTGAGCAGACAAATGAAGACATGGTGGAGGAACAGCAGGtgcagacagagggagaggatcTGGAAGCACAATATG gAGACTCTTTCAGcgaggaggaagaaga atATCAGAATGCTGCAGCTGGTGAGGACTTCACTTACTCTGACGATCACACGTACAGTTTTGCTG TCGACCCACCTGCGGGACTGGATTCAACATGTGTGTACGCCAAGTCCTTCCGACAGAAAAAACACCGGATCCAGGGCTCCTCTGATTTTAATTTCACTTAA